From the Lactuca sativa cultivar Salinas chromosome 9, Lsat_Salinas_v11, whole genome shotgun sequence genome, the window CGGAATCGAGGATATCGAGAAATCTGTTAGTAGTAGTGGATCGGGTCGTTTGTCTACTCCAAGAGGGTATCAGTCGTTTGAGATAGATGGACAATTTTCCACCAGGAGGGAGCAGCACGAAGGAGCCCGTCTTTCGGGTGGCAGATAGCACACCTCATACAGGTACTGTTACATgattttattcttattttttcCCACTCGAAACCTTATGTGGTTAAGCTATGAGTTTGAATCATACACTTGTATATTATGTTGTAAAGTAGGATTTTGTAAACAGAGGAAACCCGATCTGATGTCATTTATTGTGCCTTTGAAGGAAATTTCCACTTCGATTCGTTACAATTTGTAAAAGTAAAAGAacaaacaagttttttttttttttttttttttttttttttttttttaaatttatcatACTTGGTTTCTTTGCAAAGGAGCACACTAAATACATGAACCATTACCTATGGGTGCAAACTAGAATATGGTGCTATTTTTAAGTAGGGGAATTTGTCCTAAATTGAAATATATTGAGTGCAAACTACAACAATTCTTGGGCATACTTTGTTGAATCTTATGGCATTTCAAAAAAATTGTTGAGCACATCAATGTATTTGATGCATAATCTTATTCCTATTTGATACATTGTACTTTTTTAACTTAATATATTAAGGCAATGTACTTTCCTGTTTTGTTCATTCGTTTGTTCTAACACTTGTTCAACAGTGACATGTCATTAGAGAAGTGTTCAACTACAAATATCTTATATCAACATCAACACTCATTAATaacaataaattataaattacatgttaAAATAATGATCTATTATGAGACGAAGTAGCATTTGTTTGTCACATTATCTATAACCATACTAgccttttaatatatattttttgcagGCCTGCAAAACTTGAGATCTAAAAAAGTATTAAACTAATGAAAATGACAAAAATCTATGCAAATTGTGTATAGATATTTCATATTTTAAAGGTAAAGGATCTTGTATTAGCCATGACGACAACATAACACAACTTGCAAATTACCAACTAATCCCTTTCGAGATCTTTGgaaacttaatatttttattCCAAAAACTTTAAATTAACTTAAAAAATcttaataatcaaaataaattcGTCTAAACAATAGATTAGTGGTTGATATGATGAAGAATGCGAAAAATGGAATATTTGTTGAAACAATTTAATTTTAtgagaaaactatttattttgcCTAATAGAAAGGAATAAATAatatttcaaacaattataatacatgtttaattattaaaaaaacgtGTTAGAAAATGTTTTTTAAGATATTTTTTTATTGGTTTGacattaataatgttttttagaGCAACATTTGACATAATAAATAAGCTTTATAACTGGCTTGACTTAAATACTTTTATTTGTATTTTGGGAAAAAAATATAGTtcttattatatatatttataaaaactataaTGTAAAAGTAATAATCTATCTCTTCAAATGAATGAGTATTACTCGTAtaaatatatgtatgtataagaccaAATTGTCAATGAAAAAACAACTCGCTTCACATATATGACCTTCGACACATAAAAACCCACCTATTAACAAACAACATCAAACACCAAATGCCAAAGAGTTGATGAGCAAATGCatcaaatagaaaaaaaaaaacaagagaaCAAAGTTTCAACATATATAACCGAAGAAAGTTAATACCGACAACAAGGCAATAAGCAAATACAAGAATACCGGTACAATACGATACATAAAACACAAACTAGAACAACATAAATAAAGGATCCCAGTCTACTCGGCTACCCTAGTACTAAGACTCCAAACATTCTAATCGGAGGTCATGTCTTCTGAAAGACCTAACTCTTTCATATCTAGCCTAACACTATCCTTCCACTTCCTTTGAGGTCGTCCTCTCCTCTTTGAACTCTCCACTGTCTCCACCCTCGTAATTGTTGCCATTGGAAGCCTCCTATGGATATGACGAAACCACCGGAGTCTACCTTCTCTTAATTTTCAGAGATTGGTGCAACTCCTAAAGAACTCCGAGTTTGGTATTCTGTCGAGCAAAGTTTTACCGACTGAGCACCTCAACATCCTCATTTCTGCGGTTGACATTTAATGTATGAAGCTGAATGACCATTGAAGAGTTTAATAGGTAAAATAAATGTTGTATATAATTGAGCTAATCTATTAAACTTTATGATGtactaaaaacaaaataagtTTTGTGCAATGGAAATCCGTCTAAAAGGAAAAAGTCCTTGGTTGAAACTCGAAACTCCTAATCTGTCGGCGTCGCTATATAGTTTGAGATGGTGGCATGCAGTACTTCACAATAGGTCCAGATAACTGCCATTATATTGATGCACACAAGATACCAAGAAAGAACAACCCATGTGCAAATTTAAAAACATCCGTCGATCTAATCTTTAAACACTACAAACAAACTTGTTTTGTATCGAGCTGTCCATAATATTCCTCTCAAAAAAATAAAGAACAGTTTTTGTGTTGTTTTGCTTCATTTTCATATATAAATGCAACTAGTTCAATATATATCTAAGATAACTAAAGAGCTTTCATTTTAGATCCTAGTTTCTTCACAATTTTGATATGGCGAATACGAATCAAGATGAAATCCGAGCCCCACTCATCGCTCAAACTGTTGATGAAAAACATGAAAGCATCAAGCAGAGCAACTTCATGGTTTATCTCAGCACCTTCGTTGCTGTTTGTGGCTCTTTCGCCTTTGGATCATGCGTAAGTTTTAAATTTTGCACCCTAAAACCATAAATTAAACCTGCTTGTAATTATGTATACTCctgtttatgtttgtttatttcTCAGGCGGGTTACTCGTCGCCTACTCAATCAGCCATCACAGAAGATCTAAATCTGTCCTTAGCTGAGGTTAGTACGTTCAGTTTCAGCACACGTGTTATAATCTCTAAATTTTAATTAATAGAGACCGATTGCGGCTGAAATCATATCTTTCTCTATATATGTTGAAGGACTCCACATATCTAATTACAATATGGCTTTTTGCAGTACTCATTGTTTGGATCAATCTTGACATTTGGTGCAATGATCGGGGCGATCACAAGTGGACCTATAGCGGATTTTGTTGGCCGAAAAGGGGTAAGTGCATGCTTAATTAATTTGGGGTTCGAATCTTGTATGTAATGCAAAAAATCATAACCGAGATCCATGCATACATACTGCATACAGGCATTGAGGGTATCGAGTGTTTTCTGTTCAGTGGGTTGGCTAGCGATTTACTTTGCTGAGGTACGTACAATCGTGCCCTTTTGAAATTGTAATTAATTATGCATGGCATGAAACTAATTATAAGAGGTTTGTTTTATTACGATATATATAGGGGCCCGTGGCTTTGGATATCGGAAGACTAGCAACAGGATATGGGATGGGAGTATTTTCGTATGTTGTACCCGTGTTTATAGCTGAAATCGCGCCAAAAGATCTACGAGGCTCGTTGACAGCAGCCAATCAGGTTGAGATCACTATTTGATATAACATATGAAATAAATTTATGTTGAATTTGCGATGTATTATAGTATATAATATATACCATGCATGTATCCAGCTTATGATCGTTGCAGCCGTGTCGCTTTCCTTTGTGATTGGAAACGTGACGCCATGGAGGATATTGGCCTTGACAGGTCAAAACACAAACTATTTATTATTAACTACTCACAATTTTGTATAAATTGTGTTGCATTTTGtgttatttaattatatattactCTTTTAAAATTATAACATTAATTTGTAAGTGAGAAAATTAGTAAAATTTGGGTACCTGGCTCTTGAAGCCTAATTAACCGGATCCTATAATCCAGAACCAGTCGGGACCAATTCCTGGTATTTGGACCGAGTACCAGATGAGCCAAAGGTCACTAGTCATGATTTTGTTACTCCTTGAACTGAAATTATTGTATGATTGCAGGAGTTGTTCCATGCATTGTTTTGGTGACGGGATTGTTTTTCATACCCGAGTCTCCAAGATGGCTGGTAAGATCTTCCATATGCTTGTTTTTCATACCATGCATGCATATATCCTAATTCAAAAATTCGATCCGATATCAAAATGGAGTACTATCCGAAGTTGCCTTACTTGTAAAAAGGATCAACATGCAATTAAAACAATGTTTGACAAACGTGCAGGCTAAGACAGGGAACCATAAAGAATTTCAGGCTGCACTTAGGAAACTTAGGGGGAAAGATGCCGATATATCCGAAGAAGCCGCTGAAATCCAGGTTCGTGTTTCATAAATTTGTAACTTTCACCCACCGAGAATTAACTTTTGTTATAAGGCATGTACATAATAAAAGATTTGAACCCATTTAACGTAATTGTACTACAGGATTATATAGAAACACTTGAAAAGCTTCCGAAAGCCAAACTATTGGATCTATTTCAGAAAAGATACTTGCGATCTGTCATTGTAAGCTCATGCATCTTGttgccaaaacacacacacacacatatatatatatatatatatatatatatatatatatatatatatatatatatatatatatatatatatatagtcctgtCCTGGTCTCGAGTCCTAAAAGTAGAAAATTGCAACCGGCTCCAGCAAGATTGGTTCACAGCCGGTTCTTAGCGAGACCCAATGCTCAGCCTTGCATACAATTACTTAAGTTTACTGTTTTTAATTTGTCTTGTGATGTGAATTGAAGATAGGAGTCGGGCTAATGGTTTGCCAACAATTTGGGGGAATCAATGGTATTTGTTTCTACACGAGCAGCATTTTCGAGTCTGCAGGTATGTTATGTATATACATTGACGCGTTCAACCTTAATTTATCCTTCAATACAGAGGGATAGCTTACGTACTGTACTTTATTTGCTTTTTAGGATTTCCTGCGGATCTTGGTACAATAATCTATGCGTTGTTACAGATCGTTATTACTGCGCTAAATGCACTGTTTGTAGATAAAGCCGGTAGAAAGCCACTTTTATTGGTAACCAAAACACATTCGACATATTAACTACACATTAATTTGGTCACACAAGCACCATTATTGACCCTTTTAATTTCATGTGTTGCATACTCGTGACATTCTAGTTTTTgtagttaattaaataaaaaagaaatggaGTAGATATGACCCAACCAAACCGACCTTGACCAGGCTTTAACTGGACTGGTCCACTAAATAGGCCCAATGTGTCATGTTCGGTGTACCATAACCATGATCCGTTTTAaggtaaaactatattttttttaggTTTCGGCAGTGGGATTGGTTATGGGATGTCTATTAACGGCGCTTTCTTTCTACTTGAAGGTAACATTTGacattttattcatttataaCATTTTTTTCGTTATTCATTTTGTAATGAACATTTTTCagtccttaattaattataatgttCAATTGTATAACGTCTTCATCTTGTTCTACCAGACTTATGAAATTGGACTATCAGCAGTACCTGCACTTGCTGTTACCGGCATACTGGTAACTTTAAACTAAGGCTATATATTTGAAAAACCAAAACTAACTATTAATTTGATATACTAGCTCTAAAATAGTTTTCTTGAACACGTAAACACAGTTATATATTGGGTCATTTTCAGCTGGAATGGGAGCAATTCCATGGGTTATAATGTCGGAGGTACCATTAATTTTTCACATATCTAAATTAATTCCATGTCCATGGAAATAACAACTCTTGCTAATTTGTATCCAGATATTCCCGATCAATATAAAAGGAGCGGCTGGAAGCCTTGCGACTCTGGTAAACTGGTTTGGTGCGTGGGCAATCTCATTTACCTTCAACTTTCTCTTGAGCTGGAGTTCATACGGTAAGTTTACGCCACAATATACACGATACCAATTAAGCAGTTATATACATAGCACCACGTTTTCAGGTGTGATTGTGTGTGTGATTCATGTGTTTTCTTGTGTGATTGCTTTTATAGGGACATTCATCATTTACGCCGCGATAAATGCTTGTGCGATTGTGTTTGTGATAAAGATGGTTCCtgaaacaaaaggaagaacattGGAGCAGATACAAGCTGCCATTAATGGCTAGAAGCGACATAAAATCGACCTCCTTCTGATTTGTTGTTTCACAGcgcttttatttcttttttttttttttttttgaatttttctacCTTTAACGGGTAATTAAGTGAAGGAGATGTTGAGAAGAACCACCCAATCTGAATGCgaccatatatatttaattatctaGGAATTAGGCGAAGGACGAGTCCACGAAATTTAGGAGTGTATTTTGAGACTTTGGCAAGAGCAATCCATGAGACACCTAACCTTCAGTGATATGTATAatataagacaaaattgcaaaaatggttattcagtaaaaaaaatatgattttggttAAAAAAAAACGTTTAGCGTTTAGTGGTATATCAATGGTCAATTTTAGATAACTTGTGGAGTTTTGATTCTTATCTCAGTAAATTTAACGATTGTTCGGTTTTTTTAAGCTCACAAATTTACTCTAAGAGATCATTTATGTAATTGTTTTTTTATCAACCGACAAAGACCATTTATGTattcttttaatttttatttaaacctcataatcgatttaatTTTTTTAGTCAATTAAGTCCTTAAAGCTAGAAATAGTACTAATTTTGACCATTTTACTCGGTCAACAGattattcaaatttcaaaaattacatttttgacctaaattttaaattatacaacaaatttggttcaaaataacacttttggcctagattttaatttttattacaaatttaTTCCAAAAATTACACTATTATTCTAGATTTCAgaattttgttacaaattcaaCCTAATTTAGTTTCTTTACATTTCTTTTttcaaaatatgtttttttttctttataaaatcatatttccacaaaacaatatattttcacataaaaaacctttttttttcctataaaaacattttttttaaacatttgtaTGTGAAATACCTATTTATAAAATTAGGTATTTatcaaatacataaataaatataatccgttttataaaaaaaaaaattaatacaaacatgtattatatatatatatatatatatatatatatatatatatatatatatatatatatatatatatatatatatatatatatatatatatatatacgcttttacaaaaaaatgtatataaacacatatttcataatatatatctatatatctatGTATTTATATGCACACAAATAGGtgttttatacattttttttataaaaacgtttttgtatatatttttataaaacactAGTTTATATacattatttttatgaaaaacatgtttgtatacaaatgcatttattataaaataagtgtttataaaaatatatatgcaAACTAAtcaatatataaaaataagtttACTATGAAATAAGTGTTATTATACATTAatttataaaacatgtatatatatatatatatatatatatatatatatatatatatatagagagagagagagagagagagagagagagagagagctaggttcatttatttaaagtaattattgtgttattgtatgaataaatgtgggccaatcaaaatttaaaataaaaataaataattaaataaataaataagggtaaataggtaatttgataattaatttccacaaataatatcctATAATTATGGTAGCCATTGACTCTTCTTAGCTGTATTCCTAGTAAATCGCAAGAAACACAAATATATTTATAACATTCAATCGACATCCAGATTCAAAACCCTAAATTGAAGCTAGTATCGTTTTTTCCTTCTTCACTTCTCAAATCCGATCGACACCtcccaaaatcgcacctcctcttcTTTGCGTCTCCTCCTTCCGGTCGACAGAAGCCAAATGATTGTACCTCCCTTCTCTCTTCTCCAAtcgattgatgaaattaaaagcTCCTTAATCTTTTTTTTGAATGCAACAACAAAGGAGGGAACCACCGCAACGGGGCACAAACCTCCACTTACGTCGTTCTACTTCTACTCAGTGTCTACTAGGTTTAGATGATCGATTCATATATCAGATCAATTTTTCCCTAAAACGTCTTCACGGAGCTCGCATTTGGATCCTATCTGAACTCCCAAGACGATGAACAAAGAAAATTTCGGTGTAGGACAACTATCAGATGAACAAAAGGCTCGAATTTCTGCAAATTTCAGAGCTGCGAAGGCTCTTCTTGATCGCAAACGCCCCCGAGATGCCTCCATGGCCTCCAATTCTTTTCCTCGAAAAATCGAGGTTGTGAATGGGGTTGAAACTCCACCGATTGTTAGCAGTGTCAATAGACTGCCTCTTGCAGACATTTCAGTGAACACTCCCACTCCAGTTAGGGATCTTAAGTTAAATTAGAGTGGGTGTCTCAGCAGTTCACGTTTCAAGGTGCCTTCTGTTGGTAAAAGCGATGGTGGTTTCATCTAAGAAGGTACTCAATTGATATTTCACTCTCACAGATCGATTCTTCCTTCACTGCCATGACGCCTGAGAAGGTACTCATTTGATATTTTAATTCCTACTCAAATTATCAATTAAGTTTCATCTGAATTCCGAAGCCATTGTCGTTTTATCTTTTCAATCTAGTTTCTCATGACAAAATCTTCCTGTTAATTAAGCATTTTAAGAATTGAAATGAGCTAATATACTCAAGAACTAATGTCGATTAAATCTGTTTGATATAACAAAACAGGTGACAGAAATGGTGCTGAATGTTGATCTCAAATGCTTCGGCTGCTACAAGAAAGTGAAGAAGGTTATCTGTAAAATCCCCCATGAATTTTTCTTCATAATTACTTGATAAatgatgttttatttatttatttaattttgtgtATTTTCTTACATCTGAAAATCTTtgatatatatttcaaaattggGCAGGAATGTATTACATAGAATATACACTTCAGAATCCAGGGGTTTGTTTGAATGTTAGATAGAAATCATTGGGGTGTTTGGGTTTGTTGCATTTGATAGAAAACAATGGATGTTTGGATTGGGTGTTTGACAGGGAAGGGAAGGAAATGAAAAGCAGTTTTTTTAGCTAATATACATATCAGAATGCGTAGTTTTTTGGCTAATATATATTGGAATGGAATCAATAATTcaaattctgttggaatggaatgacgaattccaattctgttggaatcacagaagttgatgcttgaagaacggaccgcAAAATTGAAACGGAACtcgttattcttttagaatgtattagtcgttgttagattttgatgta encodes:
- the LOC111886408 gene encoding sugar transporter ERD6-like 7; protein product: MANTNQDEIRAPLIAQTVDEKHESIKQSNFMVYLSTFVAVCGSFAFGSCAGYSSPTQSAITEDLNLSLAEYSLFGSILTFGAMIGAITSGPIADFVGRKGALRVSSVFCSVGWLAIYFAEGPVALDIGRLATGYGMGVFSYVVPVFIAEIAPKDLRGSLTAANQLMIVAAVSLSFVIGNVTPWRILALTGVVPCIVLVTGLFFIPESPRWLAKTGNHKEFQAALRKLRGKDADISEEAAEIQDYIETLEKLPKAKLLDLFQKRYLRSVIIGVGLMVCQQFGGINGICFYTSSIFESAGFPADLGTIIYALLQIVITALNALFVDKAGRKPLLLVSAVGLVMGCLLTALSFYLKTYEIGLSAVPALAVTGILLYIGSFSAGMGAIPWVIMSEIFPINIKGAAGSLATLVNWFGAWAISFTFNFLLSWSSYGTFIIYAAINACAIVFVIKMVPETKGRTLEQIQAAING